The following is a genomic window from Phaseolus vulgaris cultivar G19833 chromosome 6, P. vulgaris v2.0, whole genome shotgun sequence.
TATCGGAATAAGCATATTTTTAAAAGAGGAGTTGatccattattttaaaatcttctCCATGTCTTAACTGAATGTCTTGTTCTGGATAACTTATAAAGTTCTttcaacttgttttttctttttagattggTGTCTTGATTCTTTAGTTTGCATGTATTTTCTTCAACTTGTTTTTCCTTCAGGAGTTTGTTTTGCTATTTGTGGAGATGTCGTTTTTGTTTCGTCGAGAATTGAATGTTAGTTGTTTAACATGTATATGGGTTGAAACACCGTTGAAATAAtccatattttgtttttcctcataaaagaaatcattttttttccatttggATAGATGTTTCTCTTTTGTTTGAATTTGTAGGCGGTTTCACTCCCGGATCAGCTGGGAGAAGCAACAAACTACATAAAGAAATTACAGATGAATATggagaaaatgaagaagaagaagagcatGCTACTAGGAATAATAGAAGGGCCAAATGTGAGAATGAATGAAGGAGGAGAGAGCTTAGGGTTAAAATCTCCACGGATTGAGATCCAACAAATGGGATCAGCCTTAGAGGTTGTTCTAATAACTGGGTTGGATTCTCAGTTCATGTTCGGTGAAACCATTCGTGTTCTTCATGAAGAAGGAGTACATGTTGTTAACGCCAGTTATAATGTTATCGAAGATGAAGTTTTCCATTCAATACACTGTCAGGTGACCTCAAAattcatcttttcctttcaaTCTATGCAACTTGGGAGATTGTTATGAACTGGTTATAGTCTCAAAACCTAAATCATAtctcatataaaaaataatataatgataaaaacaTGCGGAATCATATAATAATTTCTTCGTATGAATGTCTGAATGCATTGTTCAGGAGGAGAAATCTGCCAACAGAGCTGCCAGAATATCTGAGAGGCTAAAGAACTTCATCTATGATTCTGCCTACATACCGTGATTTTTAAACGAAAGGTTTTACTAAATTCAGTTTTTCTTCTATTTCATTTTacattagtttattttttatccttctgtttgtttttatttatttatattttttgtgtaTTATTTTCCTGTCTGTCTTTTTGCTTCATCTGTTCAACCCAAAGATGGAAGGTAGCTTTAGCTTTTGCGAAGTTTTTAAGATGCCAAATTGGTATGCCAGCTAATttgagttaaaattaaaaaaaaaaaaattctgaaagaAAGTCTTGGTGATGACCATTGATTGAAATTTCACacttaaaagttattaaaaatgtcatttatttaaagaatgtatttatatttatataaatataaaagattttttatatcaaatattcataaaaaaattataataaataaatgatcatttatgtaaataaataaaactcatttattataaatttaaatatgagaTTTTATAGAGAATACATTTGCATTTTACCAGCTAGCCAGTAAGCAAATTC
Proteins encoded in this region:
- the LOC137832579 gene encoding transcription factor bHLH162-like, encoding MENNPSSSVDRKFTERNRRNQMKALFRKLNSLVPHQRTKAVSLPDQLGEATNYIKKLQMNMEKMKKKKSMLLGIIEGPNVRMNEGGESLGLKSPRIEIQQMGSALEVVLITGLDSQFMFGETIRVLHEEGVHVVNASYNVIEDEVFHSIHCQEEKSANRAARISERLKNFIYDSAYIP